A single window of Hemibagrus wyckioides isolate EC202008001 linkage group LG28, SWU_Hwy_1.0, whole genome shotgun sequence DNA harbors:
- the gjb1a gene encoding connexin 27.5 yields the protein MNWATFYAVISGGSRHSTALGRVWLSVLFVFRVLVLAVAAESVWSDEREQFTCNTQQPGCNSVCYDHFFPISHTRLWALQLILVSSAALLVHMHVVHRKHLQKKLRRHHPGPGELERIAARATEISGALWWTYVFSLLVRVAFESAFLYLFYAIYPGYRMFRLVKCDAYPCPNTVDCFVSRPTEKTVFTIFMLAVSGICVLLNIAEIIFLIARAVSKHLNSSEQPHVGAWISHKLFSY from the coding sequence ATGAACTGGGCGACGTTCTACGCTGTGATCAGCGGTGGTAGTCGTCACTCCACGGCTCTGGGGCGAGTGTGGCTCTCAGTGCTCTTCGTGTTCCGTGTGTTGGTGTTAGCCGTGGCCGcggagagtgtgtggagtgacgAGCGTGAGCAGTTCACATGTAACACACAGCAGCCAGGCTGCAACAGTGTGTGCTACGACCACTTCTtccccatctcacacactcgtctGTGGGCGCTGCAGCTCATCCTGGTGTCCAGCGCCGCCCTGCTAGTGCACATGCATGTTGTGCACCGAAAGCACCTGCAGAAGAAGCTGCGGCGCCACCACCCAGGTCCGGGCGAGCTGGAACGGATTGCCGCGCGCGCCACCGAGATCAGCGGCGCCCTCTGGTGGACGTACGTCTTTAGCCTGCTGGTGCGCGTTGCCTTCGAGTCAGCCTTCCTCTACCTGTTCTACGCCATCTACCCCGGATATCGCATGTTCCGTCTGGTCAAGTGCGACGCCTACCCGTGTCCCAACACCGTGGACTGTTTCGTCTCGCGTCCCACAGAGAAAACCGTCTTCACCATCTTCATGCTGGCTGTCTCGGGTATCTGTGTTCTCCTCAACATCGCCGAGATCATCTTCCTCATCGCCCGCGCTGTGAGCAAACACCTGAACTCCAGCGAGCAGCCGCATGTGGGAGCCTGGATCAGCCACAAACTCTTCTCCTACTAA
- the gja2 gene encoding gap junction protein, alpha 2: MGDWSSLGKLLESAQEHSTVVGKVWLSVLFIFRILVLGAAAEKVWGDEQSGFTCDTKQPGCQNVCYDRTFPISHIRFWVMQIIFVSVPTLIYLGHILHLLRMEDKQKRADRDGAGKEEKVTATIRDEQGKIRLQGALLRTYVLNVIFKTLLEVGFLVAQYFLYGFELKPMYMCSSWPCPNTVNCYISRPTEKTIFILFMLSVACVSLLLNLVEMYHLGFTKCRQGLRYRHSISDSSSKTPSEEAVIPFVASYPYYPAHAPPPEHQYKLPDTDGSFPAYGSRSAHKQNHDNLAVERITTEIKPDPAETKPDEARVKKTSSSAPGSPYYQRRPSYASRYSNNKSRLDDLKI, translated from the coding sequence ATGGGTGATTGGAGCTCGTTGGGGAAGTTGTTGGAGAGCGCTCAGGAGCACTCCACGGTGGTGGGGAAGGTGTGGCTCTCTGTGCTCTTCATCTTCAGGATCCTGGTTCTGGGAGCAGCAGCGGAGAAGGTGTGGGGTGACGAACAGTCGGGTTTCACCTGCGACACCAAGCAGCCTGGCTGTCAAAATGTCTGCTATGACCGCACCTTCCCCATCTCACACATACGCTTTTGGGTCATGCAGATAATCTTTGTGTCCGTCCCCACGCTTATCTACCTGGGACACATCCTGCACCTGCTGCGCATGGAGGACAAGCAGAAGCGTGCAGATCGGGATGGAGCTGGGAAAGAGGAGAAAGTGACCGCGACGATTCGGGACGAACAGGGGAAGATCAGGCTGCAGGGGGCGCTGCTCCGCACGTATGTGCTCAATGTCATTTTCAAAACTCTGCTGGAGGTGGGCTTCCTGGTGGCTCAGTACTTCCTGTACGGCTTCGAGCTCAAGCCCATGTACATGTGCAGCAGCTGGCCGTGTCCCAATACGGTAAACTGCTACATCTCGCGCCCTACAGAGAAAACCATCTTCATCCTGTTCATGCTCTCGGTTGCGTGTGTGTCACTCCTCCTGAACTTGGTGGAGATGTACCATCTTGGCTTCACCAAGTGTCGCCAGGGTCTCCGCTATCGCCACTCCATCTCTGACTCTTCCTCCAAAACACCTAGTGAGGAAGCTGTCATTCCCTTTGTTGCCAGTTACCCCTATTACCCTGCCCATGCCCCGCCCCCTGAGCATCAGTACAAACTCCCGGACACTGACGGCTCGTTTCCCGCGTATGGCAGTCGCTCCGCCCACAAACAGAACCACGATAATCTTGCAGTAGAGCGCATCACCACGGAGATCAAACCCGATCCTGCGGAAACCAAACCTGATGAAGCCAGGGTGAAGAAAACCTCAAGCTCCGCCCCTGGATCACCGTATTACCAGCGCAGGCCAAGCTATGCTAGCCGCTATAGCAACAACAAGAGCAGACTGGACGATCTGAAAATTTGA